Proteins from one Sulfurovum sp. TSL1 genomic window:
- a CDS encoding group III truncated hemoglobin has protein sequence MPYDSVDRPSVERMVREFYTDVLQDDILGPIFIKSLGNDLKNGKWHEHLNTLYNFWMQMMTGESPYQGHPFPPHAFLGPLYRETFERWLELFHETVYRLFVPEIADKFYRKADILAEQFMDNLGINDEDEDDDY, from the coding sequence ATGCCTTATGATTCAGTTGACAGACCTTCCGTAGAGAGAATGGTACGTGAGTTTTATACTGACGTACTTCAAGATGATATCCTAGGTCCTATCTTCATCAAATCTCTGGGGAATGATCTGAAAAACGGTAAATGGCATGAACACCTTAATACCCTATACAATTTTTGGATGCAGATGATGACAGGCGAGTCTCCGTATCAGGGACACCCTTTTCCTCCGCATGCATTTCTAGGACCGCTCTACCGTGAAACCTTTGAACGTTGGTTAGAACTTTTTCATGAGACGGTCTATCGGCTCTTTGTGCCTGAGATTGCTGACAAGTTTTATAGAAAAGCGGATATCTTGGCAGAACAGTTCATGGATAACCTCGGTATTAATGATGAAGACGAGGATGACGATTACTAA
- the tig gene encoding trigger factor, giving the protein MKVTVEKVDDINYIISGSVKNSVIEEKVAKLKEEAANAPKDEKSTDENIEQNAAGQVFQDFINAGIKEGNLEVEKILGQPGLKKYEQQDDSIYFEVEVAVSPEINVDDIDFDEIAPNYTKPTASPEAVEAKLAEFAQQQAPFTKLENPKPIEIGDVAVIDFTGYIDDKPFEGGSAEKFNIKVGSNKFIPGFEEQLVGMEYGEERDVIVTFPENYSADDLAGKEAKFVVKLHEIQEQKPVTIDDAFAQKVLNNNSATVETLKKQFSEQVTAEELSQIYMRDLKPKMVKALLEKFDFTLPNNIVETEIDAKVREKTRGFTEEQHQSYVEDKEKFKELRESVREEARQSIKLSLIVEALAKREGIDVHEQEVIAALGYQATMTGQDPQALLKYYQDNNLMTAAKMGLTEDKLFGHILGFHKA; this is encoded by the coding sequence GTGAAAGTTACAGTAGAAAAAGTAGATGATATAAACTACATTATAAGTGGTTCAGTTAAAAATAGCGTGATCGAAGAGAAAGTCGCTAAACTTAAAGAAGAAGCAGCAAACGCACCCAAAGACGAAAAGTCGACAGATGAAAATATCGAGCAAAATGCCGCGGGACAAGTATTTCAAGACTTCATTAATGCAGGAATAAAAGAAGGAAATTTAGAGGTTGAGAAGATTTTGGGTCAACCTGGACTTAAAAAATATGAGCAACAAGATGATAGTATTTATTTTGAAGTAGAAGTAGCTGTCAGCCCTGAGATCAATGTGGATGACATTGATTTCGATGAGATCGCACCTAATTACACAAAACCTACAGCAAGTCCTGAAGCTGTAGAAGCAAAACTTGCAGAGTTCGCTCAACAACAAGCGCCATTTACCAAGCTTGAAAATCCAAAGCCGATTGAAATCGGTGATGTTGCTGTGATCGATTTTACAGGGTATATAGATGATAAACCTTTTGAAGGCGGAAGTGCTGAGAAGTTCAATATCAAAGTAGGGTCGAACAAGTTTATACCAGGATTTGAAGAGCAGCTTGTTGGTATGGAATATGGGGAAGAAAGAGATGTGATCGTCACTTTCCCAGAAAATTATTCTGCAGACGATCTGGCAGGTAAAGAAGCCAAATTTGTTGTAAAACTGCATGAGATCCAAGAGCAGAAACCGGTAACGATAGATGACGCTTTTGCACAAAAAGTATTAAACAATAACTCAGCCACGGTTGAGACACTGAAAAAACAATTCTCAGAACAAGTCACAGCTGAAGAGCTGTCTCAAATTTATATGCGTGATCTTAAGCCAAAGATGGTAAAAGCTTTACTTGAAAAATTTGACTTTACTTTACCAAACAACATAGTAGAGACAGAAATAGATGCAAAGGTCCGTGAAAAGACTAGAGGATTCACTGAAGAGCAACATCAATCCTATGTTGAAGATAAGGAAAAATTTAAAGAGCTTAGAGAATCTGTACGTGAAGAGGCAAGACAAAGTATCAAGTTGTCACTTATTGTTGAAGCCTTAGCTAAAAGAGAAGGTATTGATGTCCATGAACAAGAGGTGATCGCTGCACTGGGTTACCAGGCTACAATGACCGGTCAAGATCCACAGGCACTACTAAAATACTACCAAGATAACAACTTGATGACAGCAGCTAAAATGGGACTCACTGAAGATAAACTTTTCGGTCATATACTCGGGTTCCATAAAGCATAA
- a CDS encoding efflux transporter outer membrane subunit, with the protein MKTNIALSLAVGMLLGGCSMAPELEVKNPELPKNMHTSSEKIDKQWWRGFNDPTLNRVIDDALEQSDDLKLAMANVSLAKATLGLANAERYPDITGSADAYRQRTSAESLSPFSGVTYNNFGLSSTIGYEFDFWGKFANAEKGAWSRLLASEADKETARISLVSGVAELYIQQIALKQKMTLLEEMVKAYKESYEYRKREFRHGQINELVVGQSHALYANAQVTLASLKKAAALNENALALTIGYAPKQQFEGQIDVPLQLPEVQKVPAGIGSELLQRRPDILAAEERLRAANADIGVVKANYFPSISLTSTAGLQSIELDKLLTSSAKTWGVGPSLNLPLLDFGRVKRSVQRTEAEKEIAMITYTKTVKKAFTEVYDALAQIKHSQVQIAAQNREVKALKQVLELSEKQFKSGYGIYLDLLTAKRELLSTRIAMIDLNAELIVNQIVLFKALGGGWKRTQRLP; encoded by the coding sequence ATGAAAACTAATATTGCCCTTTCTCTAGCTGTGGGCATGCTGCTGGGAGGCTGTTCTATGGCTCCGGAACTTGAAGTCAAGAATCCTGAGCTGCCAAAAAACATGCACACGTCATCTGAGAAGATAGATAAGCAATGGTGGCGGGGATTTAATGACCCGACATTGAACAGAGTGATCGATGATGCACTGGAACAAAGTGATGACCTGAAACTTGCCATGGCCAATGTCAGTCTGGCCAAAGCAACTTTGGGATTGGCGAATGCAGAACGTTACCCGGATATCACGGGATCTGCAGATGCCTATCGTCAACGTACCAGTGCCGAGAGCCTTTCACCTTTCTCAGGTGTCACCTACAATAATTTTGGACTCTCTTCGACCATTGGATATGAATTTGATTTCTGGGGTAAGTTTGCCAATGCTGAAAAAGGGGCATGGTCGCGTTTACTGGCCAGTGAAGCAGATAAAGAGACCGCACGTATCAGTCTGGTTTCCGGGGTTGCAGAACTCTATATCCAGCAGATCGCTCTGAAACAGAAAATGACGCTGCTTGAAGAGATGGTCAAAGCATACAAAGAGAGCTATGAGTATAGAAAGCGTGAGTTCCGTCATGGCCAGATCAATGAATTGGTCGTCGGGCAGTCCCATGCACTTTATGCCAATGCGCAAGTGACACTTGCCTCCCTTAAAAAAGCTGCAGCATTAAATGAAAATGCCTTGGCATTGACGATCGGTTATGCCCCGAAACAGCAGTTTGAAGGACAGATCGATGTTCCACTTCAATTACCTGAGGTACAAAAGGTACCAGCAGGGATCGGTTCGGAGTTATTGCAGCGCCGTCCGGATATCCTCGCTGCCGAAGAGCGCTTGCGTGCCGCCAATGCAGATATCGGCGTGGTAAAAGCGAACTATTTCCCCTCTATCTCATTGACCAGTACGGCAGGTTTGCAAAGTATTGAGTTGGACAAGCTGTTGACGTCATCCGCCAAAACCTGGGGAGTCGGCCCTTCGTTGAATCTCCCTCTGCTGGATTTTGGTCGTGTGAAACGTTCGGTGCAGCGTACCGAAGCAGAAAAAGAGATCGCCATGATCACGTATACCAAAACAGTGAAAAAAGCATTTACCGAGGTCTATGATGCATTGGCCCAGATCAAACATTCACAGGTACAGATTGCGGCACAAAATCGGGAGGTCAAAGCACTGAAGCAGGTACTTGAACTTTCCGAGAAACAGTTCAAAAGCGGCTACGGGATATATTTGGATCTCTTGACCGCCAAACGGGAGCTACTGAGTACACGTATAGCAATGATCGATCTGAATGCTGAATTGATCGTCAACCAGATCGTCCTTTTTAAAGCACTTGGCGGAGGTTGGAAACGGACACAGCGTCTACCCTGA
- a CDS encoding 2-oxoacid:acceptor oxidoreductase family protein encodes MAEQQKRERYNIRISGLGGQGVVTTAHILGSTMDNAGKFASLVPFFGSEKRMAPVEAYVRASNQPIYEVGEVVYPDIIMIYHSQVITHGKSYTMPFYTGLKPNSLIIINTDHDVLNEDDIKVLEDLNATVVQFDATALALQIAGTELATNMAMMGMLLGLTKLVSTENIEAAVKERFLGTSFVSSGGTAMLDSAIEKKFKKKEELLQKNMDVINKTFEMADSVDISGSELIVRFDI; translated from the coding sequence ATGGCTGAGCAACAGAAAAGAGAACGATATAATATTAGAATTTCAGGACTAGGTGGGCAGGGTGTTGTAACGACTGCTCACATCCTTGGTTCTACTATGGATAACGCAGGTAAGTTCGCTTCATTGGTACCATTCTTTGGTTCTGAAAAAAGAATGGCACCTGTTGAAGCATATGTACGTGCTTCTAATCAACCGATTTATGAAGTGGGTGAAGTTGTTTACCCTGATATTATTATGATCTACCACTCACAAGTTATTACACATGGTAAATCATATACAATGCCTTTCTATACAGGTCTAAAGCCGAACAGTTTGATCATTATCAACACGGATCATGATGTGCTTAATGAAGATGACATTAAAGTTCTTGAAGATCTTAATGCAACAGTTGTACAATTTGATGCAACAGCATTGGCACTACAAATTGCAGGTACTGAACTTGCGACGAACATGGCGATGATGGGTATGCTTCTTGGTCTTACAAAACTTGTATCAACTGAGAACATTGAAGCAGCGGTAAAAGAAAGATTCTTAGGAACTTCATTTGTTTCTTCTGGTGGTACAGCAATGCTGGATTCTGCTATTGAGAAAAAGTTTAAGAAAAAAGAAGAGTTACTTCAAAAGAATATGGATGTTATCAATAAAACTTTTGAGATGGCAGACTCTGTAGACATCAGTGGATCTGAACTAATAGTCAGATTTGACATATAA
- a CDS encoding 4Fe-4S dicluster domain-containing protein translates to MYYVAKVDADKCAEYKCNTCTLYCPEANTLMFDKDRNTSWVDENRCKGCALCVYVCSDMLDRNCITMEMAGHEE, encoded by the coding sequence ATGTATTATGTAGCAAAAGTAGATGCAGATAAATGCGCTGAATATAAATGTAACACGTGTACTCTATATTGTCCAGAAGCGAATACGCTTATGTTTGATAAAGATAGAAACACATCATGGGTAGATGAAAACAGATGTAAAGGATGTGCACTTTGTGTATACGTTTGTTCTGACATGCTTGATAGAAATTGTATTACAATGGAAATGGCTGGTCACGAAGAGTAA
- a CDS encoding leucine-rich repeat domain-containing protein, whose translation MNKTDELWVHSLWKWADENAVPDLQWIAHDSYLKGGYFKGLPRSKEALLNLTELNLLGMQLSDLPAEIGNLIHLKRLYLLGNQLTQLPSEIGKLVNLEELYVPGNRLSCLPREIRALRHLKLLLLQENQLRTLPKEIGDLLNLRTLELGGNQLTFLPEEIGKLTKLSKLTLWKNKLTKLPDEIVHLVNLTELDCIYNKLALTKAHVEWLEALLIKECSVNV comes from the coding sequence ATGAATAAAACGGATGAACTCTGGGTTCACTCACTTTGGAAATGGGCAGATGAAAATGCGGTCCCTGATCTACAATGGATAGCTCACGATTCATATCTGAAGGGTGGTTACTTTAAAGGATTACCAAGAAGCAAAGAAGCGTTACTGAACTTAACAGAGCTAAACCTTCTTGGTATGCAACTTAGTGACCTGCCTGCAGAAATAGGAAATTTGATACACTTAAAGAGGCTCTACCTTTTAGGGAATCAGCTTACTCAATTGCCGTCTGAGATAGGTAAACTTGTGAACTTGGAAGAACTTTATGTTCCAGGCAACCGATTAAGCTGCCTGCCAAGAGAGATAAGGGCTTTAAGACACCTAAAGCTTCTTCTTCTTCAAGAGAATCAACTAAGAACCCTGCCAAAAGAGATTGGAGATCTTCTAAACTTGAGAACCTTGGAACTCGGAGGGAACCAGTTGACATTTTTACCCGAAGAGATAGGAAAACTTACCAAGTTAAGCAAATTAACGCTTTGGAAAAACAAGCTTACAAAACTGCCAGACGAGATCGTGCATCTTGTAAACCTGACAGAGTTGGATTGTATTTACAATAAATTAGCGTTGACAAAAGCACATGTTGAGTGGCTAGAGGCCTTACTCATCAAAGAGTGTTCAGTGAATGTGTAA
- a CDS encoding transketolase C-terminal domain-containing protein, with protein MDASQRPQLEKKKADINYILKEAPREQHFITGAQAMAEAVKRANVDMAIAYPITPQSEVMHLVGDIYAQGHIKEYYRAEEELGTMSAIAGAARAGVRLFTATSGPGLLRGLEAIVSWSGHRVPAVLGILTRVVNAPLSIQPDNIEMAYMMHCGAVMLHAENQQDTFDYTLAAFAITEKVDVYIPVAVATEGFFVTHAKGYVDMTADDICLNDFDPVAAPVPAMDNETPPARIQRDAPVQKSNFMSYLIHSVWQQEIWDSNQRAMKYIYEYLGGPIEVQNPEADVFVLGSGCAAAQCREAHRYAQEDGLSVGFIKVKAIRPFPTEEIRDALKNAKSVIVPEHNIIGWLCKEVKAAIPNGGIVVEGPRVYGGMTLPVELIMKEIHTALGLEYDLKL; from the coding sequence ATGGATGCAAGTCAAAGACCACAATTAGAAAAGAAAAAAGCAGATATAAACTATATATTAAAAGAGGCTCCAAGAGAGCAGCACTTTATTACAGGTGCACAGGCGATGGCGGAAGCTGTTAAAAGAGCAAACGTTGATATGGCGATTGCTTATCCTATTACACCACAGTCAGAGGTAATGCACCTTGTTGGTGATATTTATGCACAAGGTCACATTAAAGAGTACTATAGAGCTGAAGAAGAGCTTGGTACTATGTCAGCGATCGCTGGTGCTGCAAGAGCAGGTGTTCGTCTATTTACGGCAACATCAGGACCGGGACTTCTTAGAGGTCTAGAGGCAATCGTATCATGGTCTGGACACAGAGTTCCAGCTGTACTTGGTATCTTGACTCGTGTTGTAAACGCACCGTTGTCAATTCAACCGGATAACATCGAAATGGCATACATGATGCACTGTGGTGCTGTAATGCTACATGCTGAAAACCAGCAAGATACATTCGACTATACATTGGCAGCATTTGCTATCACTGAAAAAGTTGATGTATATATTCCAGTAGCTGTTGCAACAGAAGGTTTCTTCGTAACACACGCTAAGGGTTATGTTGATATGACAGCTGATGATATTTGTCTGAACGACTTTGATCCAGTTGCAGCGCCGGTTCCAGCTATGGATAACGAAACTCCACCAGCAAGAATTCAGCGTGATGCTCCAGTTCAAAAGTCAAACTTCATGTCTTACTTGATTCACTCAGTATGGCAACAAGAGATCTGGGATTCAAATCAACGTGCGATGAAATATATCTATGAATACCTTGGTGGACCAATCGAAGTTCAAAACCCTGAAGCTGATGTATTTGTTCTTGGTTCTGGTTGTGCAGCAGCACAATGTAGAGAAGCGCACAGATATGCTCAAGAAGATGGATTAAGTGTTGGTTTCATTAAAGTAAAAGCGATCAGACCATTCCCAACTGAAGAGATCAGAGATGCATTAAAGAATGCAAAATCTGTAATCGTTCCAGAACACAACATTATTGGTTGGTTATGTAAAGAAGTTAAAGCAGCTATTCCAAACGGTGGAATTGTTGTAGAGGGTCCAAGAGTATACGGTGGTATGACACTTCCAGTGGAATTGATCATGAAAGAAATTCATACTGCTCTTGGTCTAGAGTACGATCTAAAACTATAA
- a CDS encoding thiamine pyrophosphate-dependent enzyme, which translates to MSLKYITPAERFKKYLPKDYVELVDYGPFGKTQDEAGPGNMGQFKELMEEHPMCSGCWMAYFIRLIFASLPQPEETVTLGTAGCGRLAISQAAVPFIYGNYGDQNAMASGLTRAFRLRFPEKHKDVITIAGDGGTMDIGFSMTMHSWIRGEKFTTIMLDNEVYGNTGGQESGMSPKGAILKMAPLGKKGEKMPATALAQAAGCVYTVRLSPTNIKKAAKVIRRAIFVAREVGPTFVHAYTSCNIEYSIPTEDVFADAKEKEKTRFQFEEYMTDEAKAVIDRVEAEEKAAKRAKKAEVV; encoded by the coding sequence ATGAGCTTAAAATATATAACTCCGGCAGAGAGATTTAAAAAATATTTACCAAAAGATTATGTTGAGTTAGTTGACTACGGTCCGTTTGGAAAAACTCAAGATGAAGCTGGTCCAGGAAATATGGGACAGTTCAAAGAGTTAATGGAAGAGCACCCAATGTGTTCTGGTTGTTGGATGGCGTATTTCATTAGATTGATCTTCGCTTCATTACCACAACCTGAAGAGACTGTAACATTAGGTACAGCTGGATGTGGTCGTTTGGCTATTTCTCAAGCAGCTGTTCCATTCATCTATGGTAACTACGGTGACCAAAATGCTATGGCTTCTGGTCTTACACGTGCTTTCAGATTACGTTTCCCTGAGAAACACAAAGATGTTATCACTATCGCTGGTGACGGTGGTACTATGGATATCGGTTTCTCTATGACTATGCACTCATGGATCCGTGGTGAAAAATTCACAACGATCATGCTTGACAACGAAGTTTATGGAAACACTGGTGGACAAGAGTCTGGTATGTCTCCTAAAGGTGCTATCCTTAAGATGGCTCCACTCGGTAAAAAAGGTGAGAAAATGCCTGCAACAGCATTGGCGCAAGCTGCTGGTTGTGTGTATACAGTAAGACTTTCTCCAACAAACATCAAGAAAGCTGCAAAAGTTATCAGAAGAGCGATCTTTGTTGCTAGAGAAGTTGGTCCTACCTTTGTTCATGCATATACTTCATGTAACATTGAGTACTCTATCCCTACTGAAGATGTATTTGCTGATGCAAAAGAGAAAGAGAAAACAAGATTCCAATTCGAAGAGTACATGACTGATGAAGCTAAAGCGGTTATTGATCGTGTAGAAGCTGAAGAAAAAGCAGCTAAAAGAGCTAAAAAAGCAGAGGTGGTTTAA
- a CDS encoding cation:proton antiporter, whose translation MDTLLLAIFATIFIATLLNIIFKKQNISHILGYIFTGTIISYLFDFNSLKIDSLELVGEFGIVFLMFTIGLELSFEKIKKMKETLLINGALQLFLSALFFFPLAFYAFHLDVTGSIIIALAFSLSSTAIVLPYLKESKDIYTPYGKKSVGILIFQDISVIPILLLITFLSYGASGTDISIMEVMLKTVLALVFIVLFIRYVGDKIVDTMLKFAARTQLEEIFLGAIFTIVLGMAVLMHSIGFTYSLGAFIAGVLIADTKYAIKVESDILSYKDLLLSVFFFSVGTKIDIVYLFSNLHTVFLIFALVSLVKMGVIYLIIKRKGDTNTSMKTALALAQIGGFSFVIFDLASVNHLITQDMANFLFLITFVSMIVTPFVLNNIYKLSSYFEKEFYESDVITPIDKKNHIIIVGFGTLGRAVAKELYAKNIDFIIISDNLQHVLLARRINFLAYFGHLNKRPVMESLKVEESSGIIITMQDEHTKDLISQAVMEYYSDANIIIKVDTDEERHHFQVMRNIDFVDSNHELSSRLVELSLKHHK comes from the coding sequence ATGGACACTTTATTATTAGCAATTTTTGCAACGATTTTTATTGCAACACTACTCAATATCATTTTCAAAAAACAGAATATTTCGCATATTCTCGGATATATCTTTACGGGTACCATCATAAGTTATCTTTTTGATTTTAACTCACTGAAAATCGATTCTCTGGAATTGGTAGGGGAGTTCGGTATCGTCTTTTTAATGTTCACTATCGGTCTGGAACTCAGTTTTGAGAAGATCAAAAAAATGAAAGAGACCTTGCTCATTAATGGTGCCTTGCAACTTTTTTTAAGTGCACTCTTCTTTTTTCCTTTGGCCTTTTATGCGTTTCATTTAGATGTTACAGGTTCTATTATCATCGCGCTGGCATTCTCTTTATCTTCAACGGCGATCGTGCTTCCGTATCTGAAAGAGTCTAAAGATATCTATACGCCGTATGGGAAAAAATCGGTCGGTATTTTGATCTTTCAAGACATATCGGTCATCCCTATTTTGCTGCTCATCACCTTTTTATCCTACGGGGCATCCGGAACCGATATCTCCATTATGGAGGTCATGCTCAAAACGGTGTTGGCATTGGTTTTCATCGTGCTGTTTATTCGCTATGTCGGTGATAAGATCGTTGATACGATGCTGAAGTTCGCAGCAAGAACACAACTCGAAGAGATCTTTCTTGGCGCTATTTTTACCATTGTACTGGGTATGGCAGTTTTGATGCATTCCATAGGCTTTACATACTCCCTGGGAGCCTTTATAGCCGGTGTTCTGATCGCCGATACGAAATACGCCATTAAAGTAGAATCGGATATCCTGAGCTATAAGGATCTGCTTTTAAGTGTCTTCTTTTTCAGTGTGGGAACAAAAATCGATATCGTCTATCTCTTTTCCAATCTTCATACGGTTTTCTTGATTTTCGCCTTGGTTTCGCTGGTAAAGATGGGGGTGATCTATCTGATCATAAAGAGAAAGGGAGATACCAATACCTCTATGAAAACAGCGCTTGCTTTGGCGCAGATAGGAGGTTTTTCTTTTGTTATATTTGATCTGGCTTCGGTCAATCATCTGATCACACAGGATATGGCAAATTTTTTATTTTTAATCACCTTCGTATCCATGATCGTCACCCCGTTCGTACTGAACAATATCTATAAACTCTCTTCCTATTTTGAAAAAGAGTTTTATGAATCTGACGTGATCACCCCGATCGATAAAAAAAATCATATTATCATCGTGGGATTTGGTACCCTGGGAAGAGCCGTTGCCAAAGAGCTTTATGCAAAAAACATTGATTTTATTATCATTTCGGACAATTTACAACATGTCTTGTTGGCAAGAAGAATTAATTTCCTTGCATATTTCGGACACCTGAACAAACGCCCCGTTATGGAGTCACTGAAGGTTGAAGAGAGTTCGGGGATTATTATTACTATGCAGGATGAACACACCAAAGATCTTATCAGCCAAGCCGTCATGGAGTACTACAGTGATGCAAATATCATTATAAAAGTCGATACCGATGAAGAGAGACACCACTTCCAGGTGATGCGTAACATTGATTTTGTTGACTCGAACCATGAGTTATCCTCACGTCTTGTGGAGCTTTCATTAAAACATCACAAATAG
- a CDS encoding GNAT family N-acetyltransferase — translation MSNTLIHNEDECKYEYHIDDHVAYITYEDQNGNMLLTETQVPDALAGQGLAKTLLEDVLEEIRKANKKAVAKCSYIEKYQEKNPEKSDLFA, via the coding sequence ATGTCCAATACACTAATTCACAATGAAGATGAATGTAAATATGAATACCATATAGATGACCATGTAGCCTATATTACATATGAGGATCAAAATGGGAACATGCTTTTGACAGAGACCCAGGTACCAGATGCGTTGGCAGGACAAGGTCTTGCTAAGACGCTTTTGGAAGATGTACTTGAAGAGATCAGAAAAGCAAATAAAAAAGCTGTAGCTAAATGTTCATATATAGAAAAATATCAAGAAAAAAACCCAGAAAAAAGTGATCTGTTTGCATAG
- a CDS encoding carbon monoxide dehydrogenase beta subunit family protein, translating to MTKIVTEGPAGYMPQSAPAMGVELAPEGSALLYGNVVTPEEAMRDAARALLTRDNPTIFPGPQVLWDWKDDVAEKAAAILDLASEIPNCKIIPMPDYRPKYPKIDVKAEINPNHPNLTILDNRIKACVFVGVHCHYANLSLRMIRAGTDCYTTALCAYMGHEEAMASIRDLHASDIQKFKEIVIEERNKLGIEWETTLPPENPSLEKEDYSTLSPADYGEYRSLIMTKKGEHVTEVE from the coding sequence ATGACGAAAATCGTAACAGAAGGTCCTGCTGGGTATATGCCACAGTCAGCACCGGCAATGGGGGTAGAGCTTGCGCCAGAAGGTTCAGCTTTGCTTTATGGTAATGTTGTCACACCTGAAGAGGCAATGAGAGATGCTGCTAGAGCACTACTCACAAGAGACAACCCAACAATCTTCCCTGGTCCACAAGTTTTATGGGACTGGAAAGATGATGTTGCGGAAAAAGCTGCAGCAATTTTAGATCTTGCATCTGAGATTCCAAACTGTAAAATCATTCCAATGCCAGATTACAGACCAAAATATCCGAAGATCGATGTTAAGGCTGAAATCAATCCAAATCACCCAAATCTAACAATCTTGGATAACAGAATCAAAGCTTGTGTTTTTGTCGGTGTGCATTGTCACTATGCAAATCTTTCTCTTAGAATGATCCGTGCAGGTACTGATTGTTATACAACTGCATTATGTGCTTATATGGGACATGAAGAAGCAATGGCATCAATTAGAGATCTCCATGCATCAGACATTCAAAAGTTCAAAGAGATAGTAATTGAAGAAAGAAACAAATTAGGCATTGAGTGGGAAACTACTCTACCACCTGAAAATCCGTCTTTAGAAAAAGAAGATTACAGTACATTATCACCGGCTGATTATGGCGAGTATAGAAGTCTCATCATGACCAAAAAAGGTGAGCATGTTACTGAAGTCGAATAA